A window of Flammeovirga kamogawensis genomic DNA:
GCGTAGGTTTGCCACTGTGTATGTGGGATTTCAGGAAAAACAGCTGCAGCAGGAGCATTTGGATCGGTAGGAGAGATTACATCAGAGAAGTAACCAATTTTGCCTTGAATACCAAATTGAGGTAAACGATCTTTACTGATTGCCTCTTTTTCAGTTTCCTGCATTCTAGAATACATTTCTTTTTGTTCTGATAAGGGGTGTTTCTCAAGAGCCTCTTTTTCAGCTTGTTCAAAAGTTATTTTTGTTTGTGCTATTAGAGGGAAAGAGAACCCAAAAACTAATAGCAGGAGGTATAAATACCTACTATTCACTTTATTCATTATTATTAGATTTAATACCGTTTAATATTATGTGATGAAGAATACTCTTGCGTTCTTCAATAAATTCATCGAATGAAAAAGGTTCGATTTGATCGAAATTTGTAAACATAGGTTTTGCGATAAAAGGGAAAATACATGACCCAAGAAGCGTAGTCATGAATTGAAGAGGGTGTATAGATATAAAATTAGGATCTTCTTGTAATTGTTTTCCTATTGAAATTACTGTGTCTTGCATCTCCTTTGATGGTGTAAAAGGAGCTTTATTCATTTGAAGTTCACCAATAATAAAAGTAACCATGTTAGGGTTTTCTTTTAAAGTATCGATGTATAAATCAATAAACTGTGAGATTTTATCTTCCAAAGGTTCAGGCCCCCTTAGGACATACACTATTGGAAAAATTGTCTTTCGGATTAAATCTTGAAAAACCTCTTGAAAAAGGCCTTCTTTATTTTTAAAGTAATAATGTACTAGTGCTTTGTTAACACCAGCAGCGTCTGCAATTTCTTGCATTCTTGCACCACTTTTTCCTTTTTTCTGGAAAATGTCTTTTGCAACTTCTAAAATTTTATCTTTTGAATCCATATTTTTTTAACCATTTGGTTAACTGATATGCTAATTAACCAAATGGTTAAACAGAAAGCAACTATTGTTTAACTTTTTTTAAAATATTAGATATTATTTAATCTTTTAATGATAATTCAAGATGATATAATTAAATTATAACTCATCATTATTAAACCATTATTAAAATGAGATATAAACTATTTGGAAAGTCTGGTTTAAAAGTTTCAGAGTTGTGTTTAGGTGCTATGACTTTTGGGGAAGACTGGGGAACGGGAGCTGATTACAATACATCTAAGCAAATTTTTGAATCTTTTGCAGAAGCCGGAGGTAATTTTATTGATACTGCTAATTTTTATACAAATGGAACTTCTGAAAAGTATCTGGGCGATTTTGTAGGTGCAGAAAGAGATAAATTTGTTTTAGCATCAAAATATACATTAATAGAAGATAGTTCGCACCCTAATGGAACAGGAAATTCTAGAAGAAATATGATGCGAACTGTAGAGGCATCTCTTAAAAGAATGAATACAGACTACATGGATGTTTTATGGGTACATATGTGGGATGGAACAACTAGTGTTGATGAAATCTTAAGGGCCATGAACGATTTAATAAGTCAAGGAAAAGTAGGTTATATTGGGATTTCTGATACACCAGCTTGGGTTGTTTCTCAGGCAAATACTATGGCTATATTAAGAGGATGGGAAGAATTTGTTGGCTTACAAGTAGAATATAGTTTAATTGCTCGTGACGTAGAAAGGGAGTTAATTCCAATGGCAGATCACTTTGGTATGTCTGTAACAACATGGTCACCTTTAGGGGCTGGTTTACTATCAGGGAAATATAATAAGGGAATGATTGAAGGAAGTAGGCTAAGTGAGAAGAGCGTGAAATTTACTCCCAAAAATATACGTATAGCAGAATCAGTAGTAAGTATAGCTCAAAAGTTAGGCAAATCACCAGCTCAAGTAGCCTTAAATTGGCTTAGAGCACAGAATAGAAATATTATTCCTATTCTAGGAGCAAGAAAAGTAGATCAGTTAAAAGATAATCTTAATTGTGTAGATTGGAACTTAGAGCAATTAGATCTCGATTTATTAGAAGGTGAGAGTGCAATTGATTTAGGGTTTCCTACGAAATTTTTAAGTGAGGATACTGCAAAGAAATACTCATTTGGAGGATGGTATGATAAGATAGATAAAAGATAAAAAAGTATCCCCACTATAATGAAATGAATTATAGTGGGGATTTTTTATCTTGATCTTCCGTATCTCTTTTTTGAAGAAGGTGCTTTATTTGTATTAGGATTTCTTGTTGGAACTCTTGGTTTTCTAGGTCCTGATCTTCTAGGTTTTTGTTTATCTTCTTCTTTTTTATCTGAAGTAACTAAACCTAATTGTTCGTATAAGAAATCTCTAGGTACTTCTAAAACACCACCTGATTTTAACTCTTTAATCCTTAAATTACCAATAGCGAGACGTACTAACCTTAAAGTTGGGAAATCAACAGAGGCTGTCATTTTACGGACTTGTCTGTTTTTACCTTCATGAATGGTAAGTTCAATAAAAGAAGTTGGAATATTTTTTCTAAATCTCACAGGAGGATTTCTCTCCTTTAAATTATCTGGTTTATCCACTTTTTTACACTGAGCTGGTAAGGTGGTATAAGGAGTGGAGTTAACCGTAATTTTGGTACCTTTTTCTAATTTTTTTATTGCCTCAGTAGTAATATCTCCATCAACTTGAACCAGGTATGTTTTGTCGTGTTCAAACTTTGGATTTAATAGTTTATGATTTAGAAGCTTATCATTAGTAATAATTAATAAGCCTTCACTGTCCATATCTAAACGGCCAACGGGGTAAACATCATTAGGAAATCTCCCAAGGCTTTTTAAAGTTGGTCGCCCTCCATCATCAGAAAATTGAGGTAAAACACCATAAGGTTTATTGACTATAAAATATTTATACTGCATGCTTTTTATTTAAATGCTGGAATTCCTGTAATATCAGCTCCTAAAATTAATAAATGTATATCATGTGTGCCCTCATAAGTAATTACAGATTCTAAGTTCATCATATGACGCATAATTGGATACTCTCCAGAAATACCCATTCCACCTAAAATTTGTCGTGCTTCTCTTGCTACTTTTAATGCCATTTCAACATTATTTCGTTTTGCCATAGATATTTGCGTAGAAGTAGCCTTTCCATTTACTTTTAGCTGACCAAGACGTAAAGCTAAGAGTTGTGCCTTTGTAATCTCTGTTAACATTTCAGAAAGTTTTTTCTGTGTTAACTGAAACCCACCAATTGGCTTGTCAAATTGTTTTCTTTCTAAAGAATAATCTCTAGCAGTTTCATAACAATCTATTGCTGCACCAATTGCACCCCAAGCAATTCCATAACGAGCACTATCAAGGCACATTAATGGAGCACCTAAGCCATCTTTCTTGGGTAGCACATTTTCTTTTGGAATTTTCACATTGTCAAAAACTAATTCGCCTGTAATACTCGCTCTTAAAGACCATTTATTATGGATTTCAGGAGCTGTAAAACCTGCCATTCCTTTTTCAACAATAACTCCTTTTACTCTTTTATTTTCATCTCTAGCCCACACAACTGCAATATCGGCAATTGGCGAGTTAGTTATCCACATTTTTGCTCCATTTAATAAATAATAATCTCCTTTATCAATTAAATGCGTTTCCATTCCAGATGGATTTGAACCATGATTTGGTTCAGTGAGACCGAAACAGCCTAAATATTCTCCACTAGCCAATTTGGGTAGATATTTTTTCCGTTGCTCATCAGAACCAAAAGTATAAATAGGGTACATTACTAAAGAACTTTGTACAGAAGCCATTGATCGTAATCCAGAGTCACCTCTTTCAACTTCTTGCATAATAAGTCCATACGCGATGTCATCCATACCACCGCCACCATATTCTGTAGGTATAGCAGGACCAAACAAGCCCATTTCTCCAAATTTTTGAATTAGATGTTGAGGAGCTTCAGATTTTTGAGCAAATTCTTCAATAATAGGTTTAACATCTTTAGTGATAAATGCATTTGTAGCATCTCTTGCAATCTTTTGTTCTTCATTTAGAAGATCATCGATATTATAGAAATCAGTCATGTGTTTATTGTGAGTTATGGTTTTATGTGATTATCGTACAAGATGATAAAAAATCTCTTTAATTGTGGAATATTATAATTGATTATTCAGTAAATCTGCTTTTCCTTTTGTAGTTTCGTGATTCAGAAAAATCAAATGAACTAATATATAGATTATGGCTTTTGAAGTAGTTGGTAAAATTGAAAAGATTATGGATACTCAACAAGTATCTGATCGTTTCAAAAAAAGAGATTTTGTGCTCTTAATTCAAGATGGTAGTTACCCTCAATACATCAAGTTTCAGGCAACACAAGATCGTTGTACTTTACTTGATAGCTTTAATGAAGGAGATGACATTGCAGTAACTTTCGATCTTAAAGGTAGACCTTTTGATAAAGGTGGTGAAACAATTTATTTCACAAACCTTGAAGCATGGAGAATTAATGCAGCAGCTAGTGCTCAACCACAAGCAGCTCCACAACAACCAAGTTATGGTGGAGGAGCTCCTGTACAATCAAATACACCACCACCGCCACCACCACCGGTAGGAGGAGATGATATAGATGGAGATTTACCATTCTAATAATAAAAAAAGAGCTCGATTTAAACTTTAAATCGAGCTCTTTTTTTTATTGAATAGGGTAAGTGTATTTTCTTCCTTTACCTCGTCCTCTTCCTTTCTTAGAATTGGTTGTTTTCTTAACTAAAACCTGTTTTTCTACAAATCTATTTTTCTGATCAACTTCTAAAGAAATTAATTGACCTTTATCTTTCTTTCTAAGCTCTGAGATTCCTTTATCAATCATACCATTAAAACTATTATGATCAATTTTTAATTTTGATAATTTTTTTAAGAATCTTATCTGATTTGGAATCGTTCCCTTTAGTTTATTATCACTAAGGTCTAATACTTTTAATTCTTGTAAATTTCCAATACTTCCTGGAACAGTACCATTCAAATTATTGCCTCTTAAATTAATTTTAATAACTCTATTTTTGGAATCTACTTCAACTCCGTACCATTCTGATAAAGGCTCTGCAGAACCCCAACCCGTTTTATTGTACCAGCCTTTACCATTTGTAGATTGATATAAACTTTGTAAAACATCTCTATCAGACATTATACCTTTATCTTTATTACAGCTAATTATTGACGCTAAAAGGAGTATACTAAATAAGAAAGTATTAATTTTTTTCATAATATGTTTTTTGGATGATTCACATCTAAAACAATCAAAATGAAATAGTTGACAATTAATAAATCTTAATTAGATTCATATTGAAGTACTTTGTATATCGAATTTTAATTGTTGTGAGTTACACATATTAATGGATTTAAAACCAATTAATAGCATCTTGGATAATAGAAATTAAGTTGCTATTTATCATTCCTAGGTTAATCATTACGTTTTTATTATTGAAATAATTATGTAGTGTAAATAACCCAAAATTCACATTATATTTTAATATTTCCCTAATGTATTCTTTGAAAATTCTTTTTATTTTATAAAGTTGGCTGAGTTCATGACTGGTATTAGTATTATCAATATTTACTGTTTTGTAAGTGCAGCACTGTGAATTATATAATCAATATTTAAGGGGGAATTCTAAACAAAAAATAGCATTGAGATTATCTCCCAATGCTATCTTTATTTGTTGTTTTTAAAAAGTTAAAACAAACAATATATACTAACTAAGCTGCTTTTTTAGCGGCTTTAATTTTATCATATTCACTATTTAAAATTGGGAACCTTTGACTGTATGTTAAACATTTCCATCCCCATTCTAATGGTCCGAATTTAAATTTCTTTAACCAAAGTGCACTATATGTTACTTGGAAAATATAGATGAGCACAGCAATAACAAAAATTGGAGCTAAGGTTAATGTACCTCCTAAGCCAAATCCAACACCATAGAAGATTACAATACCTATTAATGTTTGAGATAGGTAATTTGTAAAAGACATTTTACCAACTGATGTTAAAGGTTGCATTGCTTTTTCTCCCCAACTAGTATGATAAATTATTGATAAAAGTGAAGCATAAGACAATGCTAAAGTAAGTTGCCCAAACATCATGATTGCTTTAAAACCTAAATCAGATGCTTCTTTTGGGAATTTAGCCATACTACCACCAATTTGATAACCTATTAAATGTGCTACAGTACCTAAAGCCGCAAAAATGAAGAATACTTTCCAAGATCTTCCACTTTCAGTAAAGAACTTTTTTGATTGTAAGTAAAATCCAAATAAGAATAAGCCTAAAACTTTAAATGGACGGTAGGAAGGCATAAAATCAAACCATCTCCACATAATATTATGTAAGTTCTGTTTAAACGTTGTTATAACATTCCCACTTTGGAATGCAGCGACAACTGCAGACGGGTCTTCGTCAATATATCTTTTCATTGCTTCTCCTGCCATTTCTTTACTCGGACTCATCCATCCTGGAGCAATAAATAACATAATTGCATCAAAAATTAATGGGGCAAACATGAAAAATATAGCCCATTTTAGAATTTTATCAGGAGATTGGTTTCTAAAAAGAATAAATATAAATGCCATCATACCATATAGCATTAATATATCTCCAGACCAAAATAACATATGAATAAACCCAAAAAGGATTAAGAATTTTAATCTTCTTCTGTATACTTTTAAAAAGGCTTCTTGATTGTTTCTCTGACGGTCATATTGTAAGTAAAAACCTACGCCGAACAAAATTGAGAAGATACTATAGAACTTAGTATCGACAAAGAAATTTAATAAATGATGTAGTGTACTATCGTATTCTGCAAAAGCAAAAGTATTTAATTCTGCAGTGGGAGTAAACTTATATAAACTCCAACTAAGGATATTCGCAAATAAAATCCCTAAAATCGCAAAACCTCTTAACGCATCAATAACGCCAAGTCTTTGTTTTCCGGTAGTAGGGGTGATAGTAGATGATGTAGTATTAGTCATGAATATAGTGTAAGTGAATATTAATTTTAATCAAGTTATCAATATTGTATGACAACTCTTTGTGATTTTATCGAAAGATACCGTTATTAGTTACAGTCCATAAGTTAATAAAGCTTTTTACATTGGTGATGATAACATTTTACAAGACTATTTTTAGATTTTTTAATATAACACTGTTTTTCCTAATTCTTTTTTCTGGGACCGTTTTTTCTCAAGAAACCGAAAAGAAATATTATGATAACTCTTATTGGACATTTTGGAATGTTGATTATGAATTGAATAATAATGATAGTTTATTTTTTGAAATAAATACAAGATCATCTGCTTTTGATAGTTATATCATAGATGGGCTAAATATTAATAGAGCACACATAATGCTTGGTTACGCTCATAAATTTAAAAATAAGAAATTAATGGTTGGAGGTTCTGTAAGAGATGTATTCGAACCAAATTGGAATGTCCTTTTTTTACGTGCCTTCTTTCAACATAATGGTCAAATTGGTGGCGGTTTATTAGATTTTCAGAAACGACTACAGTATGAACAAATACTGCATAATAAAACTGGCGATACCTCTGGCAGCAGAGATGATTATGGTAGAATTGGGTTTTGGATAATGCTTGGTCGTAATTTTACTATTGCTCAAGCCAAATTGAGAGCAGAATTTTCTTATGAACTTTTTGTAAATACAAATAATAGTTCATCAGAAGATAGGAGTGTAGATTTAACTAGATTACGATTTGATGTATATTATAGATTTGCAGAAGATAAATTTAGAGTAGGTTTATTTGCAATGCGAGATACACAATATTATTTTGCTCCAGCTTCTGGACCGAGCTATGATGCAGATGGTAATTTAATTTCTGATGGAAAACCTGAACGAAATTTAAATTTGATTACACCAACTTATGGAATTACTTTTAAGTATAGTATAAGGCAAAAAGAAGAGTGTAATTGCCCTGGAGAAAAAAGAAAAAGAAAATAAAAAAGGAGTTGATTAAATTAATTAATCAACTCCTTTTTGGTTTGAAACAGTTTATTTTATTGAAGAGCTTTTCCAAAAGTTAAAACTTTTCTTTGGATACGATCAAAATCTTTTGCTCCAAGATTGAACATTCCTTTTTCTAGAGATAAGTTATAATTTTTATATGCGTTTTTTGTATCACCTTTTCTTAAGTAATAATCACCTAATAGCTCATAGGCTTCTGCATTATCACTAATTAAAATAGAAGCTTCTACCCAAGATTTTGCTAATTCTAGATCTGCGTTCCAATTAATAGCTAATGCTGCTGCTTTATTTAAAGTTCTCCAATCATTTTTATCTGCTTTATTAACGATTCTAATTAATTTAGCTGATTTTTCATCATTTGGAGCATCTGCAAAAGTAGATAAAGAGAAAAATAATACTACACTGAAAATAGAGAATAATGCTTTCATTTTTATAGTTGATCTTTTTATGAGAAATAGTTCCTTATTCTTAGAAATCATTGAACTGAAATTTCTTTCAGCTCAAGATTTCAATATTAATTTGACATTAATAATAAATCCATCTCTATGCCTTAAATGTATAATATATTGATTGGTAGGTAATTACGATTTATTTGGCTAAAATAATATTTGTAAATATTGTTCAATAGCGTACGCTTTGTTCATGAATGTTCGTACATTGCACCGAGTAATTCAAAAGAACTATATATATAATGATCAGTATAAATAAGGTCACTTCAATTTCACTATTGTTAGTGATTATAGTGGTATCTCTAATTTTTTTAAAATCTATTCTTGTGCCATTAATATTGGCAATAATATTTTGGTTAATTGTTGTAGAGGTAAGAACATTAATAGGAAACTTATTAGGTTCAGATAAAAATAAAATTCCAGTTTGGATTCAGAATATACTTGCAACATTAACCATCTTTGCCATATTTTTTGTGGCTATAAAAATGTTGAGTATTAGCATTCAAAACCTAACAGAATCGTTATCTCATTACGATGGTAACCTCATTTTAATTGAAGATAAAGTAAATAACCTATTTGATATAGATATCACTACATCATTAAATAAGATGATAGGTGACTATAATTTTACATCTTTATTAAAAAACATACTTACATCTGTTACAGGGCTATTTGGGAATACCTTTACCATTATTCTTTACGTTGTTTTCTTACTATTAGAAGAGAGTGTATTTAGTGATAAGCTCGTTAAAATTTATCCAGATGCTAAAGAATATAAAGCTGTAGTAAAAATGATTGCTAAAATTGGTAATTCGGTAAGTAGTTATTTAACACTAAAATCATTTGTAAGCTTATTAACTGGAGTATTAAGTTATATGGTTTTAAAACTAATGGGTATTGATGCACCATTTTTCTGGGCACTTTTAATATTTGCTCTAAACTATATACCAACAATAGGATCTTTAATAGCTACCCTTTTTCCTGCATTTTTTACAGTAATCCAGTTTGCTGATTTGTCATCTGGTTTAATAGTATTATTATCTGTAGGTGTTATACAAGTGATTATTGGTAACCTTGTAGAACCAAAAGTTATGGGTAATTCGCTAAATATTAGTGGGTTGGTAGTATTAATTGCTCTTGCTTTTTGGGGTGCATTATGGGGAGTTGTTGGAATGATTTTGAGTGTACCAATTACTGTAATGATGATTATTATTTTTGGTGAATTTGATGCAACAAGGCCAATAGCAATTATTCTGTCAGAGAATGGGAATACAGGTATTTCAATTCAAGAAGAAGAAACTGAATAAGTTATTGTTGAATCATAAAATAAAACCTCCTTTAGATTGATTTCTAAAGGAGGTTTTATTTTATTCTAATATATTTCTATTGCGATACAATTTGCATCAAATATGCACAAAACATTGCTCCGTAGGTTCCTAGAGCATACCCTAAAACTGCTAATAAAACTCCAACAGGAGCTAAAGAAGGATGAAAAGCTGATGCTATAACAGGTGCTGAAGCTGCACCTCCTACATTTGCTTTACTACCAACAGCAAGGAAAAAGAAAGGAGCTTTAATTATTTTAGCAGTAATAACCATAATGATTACATGAATTAGCATCCAAACGCCCCCTACGGCTAATAAACCAGGATTCTCTAATGTTTTTGTGACATCCATTTTCATACCGATAGTGGCTACTAAAATATAGATACAAACACTTCCAAATTTAGAAGCTCCATACCCTTCTAATTTTCTAGCTTTTGTAAAACTTAAAATTACGCCAATTGTTGTTGCTAATAAAACTAGCCAAAAGAACCTACTGCTTAAAACACTAGTTGAAGGATCGGCAACAACTGAAGTAATATAACTACTTAAGTTATCAGCTAAAAAATGAGATAAACCTACAATACCAAAAGCAACTCCAAGAACAATCATTAAGTCTGTTAGTGATGGATTTTTAGTAATACTATTTTGATAGGCAGCAACTTTAGCTTTTAAATCTTCAATAGCAGTAACATCAGCTTTTAACCATTTATCAATTTTATCTGTTTTACCAATTCCTAATAACAAAATCGCCATCCAAATATTGGCAACAATAATGTCAACAGCTACAATTCCAGAATAAAGAGATTGATCATATTTATATATTTCTAACATTGCGGCTTGGTTTGCACCTCCACCAATCCAGCTACCCGCTAATGTTGCAAGACCACGCCATACTTCTTGAAAACCTGCTCCATTAAAAGTTTCCGGAGAAAAATAAGAAACAATTAAAATAGCCAAAGGACCTCCAATTATAATTCCAACGGTTCCTGATAAGAACATTATAATACTTTTACTACCAAGGTTGATAATCCCTTTCAAGTCAACACTAATTGTCATTAATACTAAACTAGCTG
This region includes:
- a CDS encoding acyl-CoA dehydrogenase family protein; its protein translation is MTDFYNIDDLLNEEQKIARDATNAFITKDVKPIIEEFAQKSEAPQHLIQKFGEMGLFGPAIPTEYGGGGMDDIAYGLIMQEVERGDSGLRSMASVQSSLVMYPIYTFGSDEQRKKYLPKLASGEYLGCFGLTEPNHGSNPSGMETHLIDKGDYYLLNGAKMWITNSPIADIAVVWARDENKRVKGVIVEKGMAGFTAPEIHNKWSLRASITGELVFDNVKIPKENVLPKKDGLGAPLMCLDSARYGIAWGAIGAAIDCYETARDYSLERKQFDKPIGGFQLTQKKLSEMLTEITKAQLLALRLGQLKVNGKATSTQISMAKRNNVEMALKVAREARQILGGMGISGEYPIMRHMMNLESVITYEGTHDIHLLILGADITGIPAFK
- a CDS encoding DUF819 family protein; this translates as MENSITPLITNDAVVFGLLMASLAFVFYTSSLKNSFWSKFYKIFPALLMCYLIPSILSTLNIISPSHSNLYTMAKNYLLPASLVLMTISVDLKGIINLGSKSIIMFLSGTVGIIIGGPLAILIVSYFSPETFNGAGFQEVWRGLATLAGSWIGGGANQAAMLEIYKYDQSLYSGIVAVDIIVANIWMAILLLGIGKTDKIDKWLKADVTAIEDLKAKVAAYQNSITKNPSLTDLMIVLGVAFGIVGLSHFLADNLSSYITSVVADPSTSVLSSRFFWLVLLATTIGVILSFTKARKLEGYGASKFGSVCIYILVATIGMKMDVTKTLENPGLLAVGGVWMLIHVIIMVITAKIIKAPFFFLAVGSKANVGGAASAPVIASAFHPSLAPVGVLLAVLGYALGTYGAMFCAYLMQIVSQ
- a CDS encoding leucine-rich repeat domain-containing protein, producing the protein MKKINTFLFSILLLASIISCNKDKGIMSDRDVLQSLYQSTNGKGWYNKTGWGSAEPLSEWYGVEVDSKNRVIKINLRGNNLNGTVPGSIGNLQELKVLDLSDNKLKGTIPNQIRFLKKLSKLKIDHNSFNGMIDKGISELRKKDKGQLISLEVDQKNRFVEKQVLVKKTTNSKKGRGRGKGRKYTYPIQ
- a CDS encoding aldo/keto reductase, encoding MRYKLFGKSGLKVSELCLGAMTFGEDWGTGADYNTSKQIFESFAEAGGNFIDTANFYTNGTSEKYLGDFVGAERDKFVLASKYTLIEDSSHPNGTGNSRRNMMRTVEASLKRMNTDYMDVLWVHMWDGTTSVDEILRAMNDLISQGKVGYIGISDTPAWVVSQANTMAILRGWEEFVGLQVEYSLIARDVERELIPMADHFGMSVTTWSPLGAGLLSGKYNKGMIEGSRLSEKSVKFTPKNIRIAESVVSIAQKLGKSPAQVALNWLRAQNRNIIPILGARKVDQLKDNLNCVDWNLEQLDLDLLEGESAIDLGFPTKFLSEDTAKKYSFGGWYDKIDKR
- a CDS encoding pseudouridine synthase codes for the protein MQYKYFIVNKPYGVLPQFSDDGGRPTLKSLGRFPNDVYPVGRLDMDSEGLLIITNDKLLNHKLLNPKFEHDKTYLVQVDGDITTEAIKKLEKGTKITVNSTPYTTLPAQCKKVDKPDNLKERNPPVRFRKNIPTSFIELTIHEGKNRQVRKMTASVDFPTLRLVRLAIGNLRIKELKSGGVLEVPRDFLYEQLGLVTSDKKEEDKQKPRRSGPRKPRVPTRNPNTNKAPSSKKRYGRSR
- a CDS encoding DUF3127 domain-containing protein; the encoded protein is MAFEVVGKIEKIMDTQQVSDRFKKRDFVLLIQDGSYPQYIKFQATQDRCTLLDSFNEGDDIAVTFDLKGRPFDKGGETIYFTNLEAWRINAAASAQPQAAPQQPSYGGGAPVQSNTPPPPPPPVGGDDIDGDLPF
- a CDS encoding AI-2E family transporter, producing the protein MISINKVTSISLLLVIIVVSLIFLKSILVPLILAIIFWLIVVEVRTLIGNLLGSDKNKIPVWIQNILATLTIFAIFFVAIKMLSISIQNLTESLSHYDGNLILIEDKVNNLFDIDITTSLNKMIGDYNFTSLLKNILTSVTGLFGNTFTIILYVVFLLLEESVFSDKLVKIYPDAKEYKAVVKMIAKIGNSVSSYLTLKSFVSLLTGVLSYMVLKLMGIDAPFFWALLIFALNYIPTIGSLIATLFPAFFTVIQFADLSSGLIVLLSVGVIQVIIGNLVEPKVMGNSLNISGLVVLIALAFWGALWGVVGMILSVPITVMMIIIFGEFDATRPIAIILSENGNTGISIQEEETE
- a CDS encoding TetR/AcrR family transcriptional regulator; the encoded protein is MDSKDKILEVAKDIFQKKGKSGARMQEIADAAGVNKALVHYYFKNKEGLFQEVFQDLIRKTIFPIVYVLRGPEPLEDKISQFIDLYIDTLKENPNMVTFIIGELQMNKAPFTPSKEMQDTVISIGKQLQEDPNFISIHPLQFMTTLLGSCIFPFIAKPMFTNFDQIEPFSFDEFIEERKSILHHIILNGIKSNNNE
- a CDS encoding DUF418 domain-containing protein; protein product: MTNTTSSTITPTTGKQRLGVIDALRGFAILGILFANILSWSLYKFTPTAELNTFAFAEYDSTLHHLLNFFVDTKFYSIFSILFGVGFYLQYDRQRNNQEAFLKVYRRRLKFLILFGFIHMLFWSGDILMLYGMMAFIFILFRNQSPDKILKWAIFFMFAPLIFDAIMLFIAPGWMSPSKEMAGEAMKRYIDEDPSAVVAAFQSGNVITTFKQNLHNIMWRWFDFMPSYRPFKVLGLFLFGFYLQSKKFFTESGRSWKVFFIFAALGTVAHLIGYQIGGSMAKFPKEASDLGFKAIMMFGQLTLALSYASLLSIIYHTSWGEKAMQPLTSVGKMSFTNYLSQTLIGIVIFYGVGFGLGGTLTLAPIFVIAVLIYIFQVTYSALWLKKFKFGPLEWGWKCLTYSQRFPILNSEYDKIKAAKKAA